A genomic stretch from Candidatus Brocadiaceae bacterium includes:
- a CDS encoding calcium/sodium antiporter → MTYILICLIGGFAILMIGAEALVRGSAAIALRLGIAPLVIGLTIVAFGTSSPEMVVSVKAAISNNSSIALGNVVGSNIANIGLILGLAAIIHPITVHAQVVRREIPLMFVVSLFMGALLLDGKLQYWDGVLLTFGIVVYVCFSCYQARNAQDASIQNEFAKGIPKIQGNVLIAGGLIVIGLCMLIGGGALFVNGAVGLARRFGLSEAIIGLTIVAVGTSMPELATSVVASIKKEGDIAIGNVVGSNIFNILGILGITSLVHPVASQDFSIVDFSVMGTNAFILLPLAWAGLSLNRWKGAVLLSGYIGYIYYLLHNVIP, encoded by the coding sequence ATGACATACATTTTAATCTGTCTGATAGGTGGTTTTGCGATTTTAATGATTGGGGCTGAAGCCCTTGTGCGAGGGAGCGCTGCAATCGCACTGCGGTTAGGCATTGCCCCTCTTGTGATTGGATTAACTATTGTGGCTTTTGGGACAAGCAGTCCGGAAATGGTAGTAAGCGTGAAGGCTGCGATCAGTAATAATAGCTCAATCGCCCTGGGGAATGTAGTTGGCTCTAATATTGCTAATATAGGGCTCATCCTTGGACTGGCCGCCATTATACACCCAATAACCGTTCACGCCCAGGTGGTCCGGCGAGAGATACCCCTCATGTTTGTTGTATCCCTGTTCATGGGGGCTCTTCTTCTGGACGGGAAATTGCAGTATTGGGATGGTGTGCTATTGACGTTCGGGATCGTCGTATATGTCTGTTTTAGTTGCTATCAGGCTCGAAACGCGCAGGATGCCTCCATTCAAAATGAGTTTGCAAAGGGAATCCCCAAAATCCAAGGGAATGTTTTGATTGCGGGGGGATTGATTGTCATAGGACTGTGCATGCTTATTGGTGGCGGGGCGCTATTTGTCAACGGCGCAGTGGGACTTGCACGACGCTTTGGGCTAAGCGAGGCAATTATAGGCCTGACAATTGTCGCGGTGGGAACCAGTATGCCGGAATTAGCAACATCGGTGGTTGCCTCTATCAAGAAAGAGGGAGATATTGCGATAGGCAATGTCGTGGGTTCCAACATATTCAATATTCTCGGGATCCTGGGCATTACATCGCTCGTTCACCCTGTTGCAAGCCAGGATTTCAGCATTGTAGATTTCAGCGTCATGGGAACAAATGCGTTTATCCTTCTGCCTCTTGCATGGGCAGGATTGTCGTTAAATCGATGGAAAGGCGCCGTATTATTAAGCGGCTATATTGGATATATTTACTACCTTCTTCATAATGTTATTCCTTGA
- a CDS encoding inositol-3-phosphate synthase: MSVKINWLGRDSIPAAPLIVDLVRLMEFALRSGEYGIQPQLAIYFKHPLDTSARGFFDQYMLMENYYSDIKILLRNQLRTASDRINLRW; encoded by the coding sequence ATGAGTGTGAAGATAAACTGGCTTGGCAGGGACTCTATACCGGCAGCTCCATTAATTGTTGATTTAGTCAGGCTAATGGAATTTGCTTTGAGAAGCGGAGAATACGGCATTCAACCCCAACTGGCTATCTATTTTAAGCATCCTTTAGATACTTCCGCTCGGGGTTTCTTTGACCAGTATATGCTCATGGAGAACTATTATTCAGACATAAAAATCCTGTTAAGGAACCAACTACGAACCGCTTCAGACAGAATAAACCTGAGATGGTAA
- a CDS encoding sugar ABC transporter permease — MISGKTKVPYLFLLPGVLLVLIFNLIPFLDTLVISFRNAKTIVPETSFTGLHNYREILTNVNFWYSLFVTILFTAISISLEMIFGLGLGLMLNRLSSKRGILKMLILIPWIIPTVVTARIWQWMLDYNLGIINFFFQGLGIHRVNWLGDPFVAFFSLTLVDVWKTSPFVAIIVWAGLSAIPEEIQNASIVDGASKWQQFRFITFPLLLPILGVAVLFRTIDALRIFDLVYVLTGGGPGGATETLSVYAYKFFFYKGDFGQGAAVSVIVLLLVAGFGYFYMKKSFEDGQKNLT; from the coding sequence ATGATTTCAGGAAAAACTAAAGTTCCCTACCTGTTTTTATTACCCGGCGTGCTTCTGGTGCTGATTTTCAATTTAATTCCGTTTCTGGATACTCTTGTGATTTCCTTCAGAAATGCAAAAACAATTGTGCCAGAAACCTCATTTACAGGACTTCACAATTATCGAGAAATTTTAACAAACGTGAATTTCTGGTATTCGCTTTTTGTCACCATTTTATTCACCGCTATTTCGATATCCCTGGAAATGATCTTTGGTTTGGGACTGGGTCTTATGTTAAACCGTTTATCATCGAAGAGAGGTATTCTGAAAATGCTGATATTGATTCCGTGGATTATTCCTACGGTGGTAACTGCTCGAATATGGCAATGGATGCTTGACTATAATCTGGGCATTATCAACTTTTTCTTTCAAGGTTTGGGTATACACCGGGTAAATTGGCTGGGAGACCCTTTTGTAGCCTTTTTTTCTCTGACATTGGTTGATGTATGGAAGACATCTCCCTTCGTGGCAATTATTGTGTGGGCTGGCCTTTCTGCCATTCCAGAGGAGATACAAAATGCTTCTATCGTTGACGGAGCAAGCAAATGGCAACAATTCCGTTTTATAACGTTTCCTTTATTGTTACCGATCCTGGGCGTGGCTGTTTTATTCAGAACAATTGATGCCCTGAGAATATTTGATCTTGTTTATGTTCTCACCGGTGGAGGCCCGGGGGGAGCCACAGAGACCCTGTCCGTGTACGCGTACAAGTTTTTCTTTTATAAAGGTGATTTCGGACAAGGCGCGGCTGTCTCCGTAATTGTCTTGCTATTGGTAGCTGGATTCGGTTACTTTTACATGAAAAAATCCTTTGAAGACGGGCAGAAGAATTTAACATGA
- a CDS encoding ABC transporter substrate-binding protein yields the protein MILVKKKQILLISVYIFVGLWIISTFFKPEKKDEIVFSIGAGTKEIGFIEELVAEFERENPAIQVKLNVISSPTDQQHHYYLTTLGAKTENIDVMRIDTIWLAEFASARWIEPLDAFITGEDRASFIPVTEKTNVYEGYLYAIPWNINVGLLYYRKDLLEKYGFSPPDTWEECIDICRKITPRENLYGYLWQGKQYEGLVCNFIEFIGGNNGRIIDENGATVVHSVQNKRALDLMRDLIWKFKISPPNTYSELMEESSRHLFQQGKGLFLRNWTYVWDLCQEDPFMAGRVGVTQLPRFPEGAHSSVCGGWHLAVNAYSKKKEKAWRLIKFLSSGKTQKKLALNLAWAPTKQLLYKDPELIKQAPLLSIVEKSLRNVQVRPNLPYYQWISDSVQKQINKALSDQKTSQEALQAIYSKMERIQDDFRKN from the coding sequence TTGATACTGGTTAAAAAGAAACAAATACTTCTGATTTCCGTTTATATCTTCGTGGGACTATGGATTATCTCTACGTTTTTCAAACCGGAGAAAAAGGACGAGATTGTTTTCAGTATCGGCGCCGGTACAAAGGAGATTGGATTTATCGAGGAACTTGTAGCAGAGTTTGAACGTGAAAATCCTGCAATACAGGTGAAGTTAAACGTTATTTCTTCCCCCACGGATCAGCAACATCATTATTACCTTACCACGTTGGGCGCAAAAACAGAAAACATTGATGTCATGAGAATCGATACGATATGGCTCGCGGAATTTGCGTCTGCGCGATGGATAGAACCTTTAGATGCGTTTATCACCGGTGAAGACAGGGCGTCATTTATTCCTGTAACTGAAAAGACGAATGTTTATGAAGGTTATCTGTATGCCATTCCCTGGAATATTAATGTCGGGCTTCTCTATTACCGAAAGGATCTTCTGGAAAAATATGGATTCTCTCCCCCGGATACGTGGGAGGAATGTATCGATATATGCCGGAAAATTACTCCACGTGAAAATCTCTACGGATATCTCTGGCAAGGGAAACAGTATGAAGGGCTTGTCTGTAATTTCATCGAATTCATCGGCGGTAATAACGGCAGGATCATCGATGAAAATGGGGCGACAGTGGTCCATTCCGTTCAAAATAAAAGGGCGTTAGACCTTATGCGTGATTTGATCTGGAAGTTTAAAATATCACCACCTAATACGTACAGTGAGCTTATGGAGGAATCTTCAAGGCATTTATTCCAACAGGGGAAGGGGCTTTTTTTAAGGAATTGGACATACGTTTGGGATTTGTGCCAGGAAGACCCGTTTATGGCAGGCAGGGTCGGTGTGACACAGTTGCCCAGATTTCCGGAAGGCGCTCATTCATCCGTATGCGGTGGTTGGCATCTTGCCGTGAATGCTTACTCGAAAAAGAAAGAAAAGGCGTGGCGGTTGATCAAATTTTTGAGTTCAGGTAAAACGCAAAAAAAATTGGCATTGAATTTAGCCTGGGCCCCGACAAAGCAACTGTTATATAAAGACCCTGAGCTGATAAAACAGGCGCCTCTTCTTTCCATTGTGGAAAAATCATTACGCAATGTTCAGGTACGTCCGAATCTTCCTTATTACCAGTGGATAAGTGATAGTGTGCAAAAACAGATAAATAAGGCATTATCTGATCAAAAAACAAGCCAGGAGGCGCTGCAGGCGATTTACTCAAAGATGGAAAGAATTCAAGATGATTTCAGGAAAAACTAA
- a CDS encoding DUF87 domain-containing protein yields MNTIGRNPNDPIENLAIGKIIEVDGSHVVAELDPSIQELSRIYAGETYPIGQFGSIVKIHFGRRLIYGYVGRLRMKSEYDRELGLAAFTKEDARIIEANLFGEAEWILDSAGNPPAWALQFERGVSTFPLPQQTMYLTPSSELRFIYGHGKGATLEIGVHVGSAGAPCYADLNELLGKHTAILRSTGSGKSGAVATILHSLREHGSKKQYANWKPQIVILDPHNEYATALKDCKPLSTDANTLSLPYWLLSSQETLSLFIGKTEFVATTQTNIIKKALWEARKAGASKLKLNANKITIDSPIPYDLDLLVKNIEDDKNKISAASKQDSHNSILDKIEVLKNDARMKFLMSPWDKNKDPFPKIMLQFIGNDSSVSIIDLSGVPNEVAGIASAVIAHTLFNFKIWQTAKERESNPILLICEEAHRYVPNRGEAQYEAAQEAIRRIAKEGRKYGLGLMLVSQRPSEVEETVLSQCNSWIVLRISNDTDREHVKSILPDSLAGLTKVLSGLRQREAIFVGQAAMLPSRIMIRHLENDKLPRSHDIDFDKGWQAEPLNEETIKSIANRWRFQDKAI; encoded by the coding sequence GTGAACACAATAGGACGTAACCCAAACGATCCGATTGAGAATCTTGCGATTGGGAAAATTATCGAGGTTGATGGTTCTCATGTGGTTGCTGAGCTTGATCCATCTATTCAGGAACTATCGAGAATCTATGCAGGAGAAACGTATCCAATAGGACAATTCGGATCAATTGTTAAAATTCATTTCGGAAGACGCCTCATTTATGGTTATGTTGGAAGATTAAGAATGAAATCTGAATATGATAGGGAGCTTGGGCTGGCGGCTTTCACAAAGGAAGATGCTCGCATTATTGAGGCTAATTTGTTTGGTGAAGCTGAATGGATATTAGATAGTGCGGGAAATCCCCCTGCCTGGGCGCTACAATTTGAACGTGGAGTCTCTACCTTTCCATTGCCCCAGCAGACGATGTATCTAACCCCTTCCTCAGAACTCCGCTTTATTTACGGACACGGAAAGGGCGCGACACTGGAAATAGGCGTTCATGTTGGATCGGCTGGAGCGCCATGCTATGCGGATTTAAACGAACTTTTAGGCAAACACACAGCGATTCTCAGGTCAACAGGCTCAGGTAAGTCTGGAGCAGTTGCTACCATTCTTCATAGTTTGCGCGAACACGGATCTAAAAAGCAATATGCCAATTGGAAGCCACAAATCGTGATACTCGACCCTCATAATGAATATGCTACAGCATTAAAAGATTGCAAACCCTTATCAACTGATGCCAATACACTATCGTTGCCGTATTGGCTTCTAAGTTCGCAGGAGACACTTTCGTTGTTTATAGGAAAGACAGAATTTGTTGCTACTACTCAGACTAACATCATTAAAAAAGCGTTATGGGAAGCTAGAAAAGCCGGAGCATCAAAGCTCAAACTGAATGCAAATAAGATTACAATTGATTCTCCGATTCCATATGATTTGGATTTATTAGTCAAAAATATTGAAGACGACAAGAATAAAATTAGCGCGGCGAGTAAACAAGATTCGCACAATTCCATTTTGGATAAAATAGAGGTTTTAAAGAACGATGCCAGAATGAAATTTTTGATGAGTCCTTGGGATAAAAATAAAGACCCGTTCCCCAAAATAATGTTGCAATTTATCGGGAATGATTCTTCCGTTAGTATTATTGATTTATCAGGTGTGCCGAATGAGGTTGCTGGGATAGCAAGCGCGGTAATCGCACATACTTTATTTAATTTTAAAATATGGCAAACTGCGAAAGAAAGGGAATCGAATCCAATTCTTTTGATTTGTGAGGAAGCTCATCGCTATGTGCCTAATCGTGGAGAAGCGCAATATGAGGCAGCTCAAGAAGCGATTCGCCGTATAGCAAAAGAGGGGAGAAAGTACGGCTTGGGCCTAATGTTGGTTTCTCAGCGGCCAAGCGAAGTTGAAGAGACTGTATTGTCTCAGTGTAATTCTTGGATTGTTCTTCGCATATCTAATGATACCGATAGGGAGCATGTTAAATCTATTCTTCCAGATTCCTTGGCTGGATTAACAAAAGTATTATCGGGGCTAAGGCAAAGAGAAGCTATTTTTGTGGGGCAAGCGGCCATGTTACCTTCAAGAATAATGATTCGGCATCTGGAAAACGATAAGCTTCCGAGATCGCATGATATTGATTTTGACAAAGGATGGCAGGCCGAACCGCTTAATGAAGAGACCATCAAATCAATTGCAAATCGGTGGCGGTTTCAAGATAAGGCAATCTGA
- a CDS encoding SIR2 family protein, producing the protein MKSKDKLSPESLTEPLANDDLSSLKQVKFSDSIKKLEELMSQNKRSFLLGAGCSLCAGLPLTTQLTSEVKNDNELLGPTKDVLQVVEANFSGSTTATIEDYMSELVDLLSIAERRKELRSQNTKIDVDGKSYEAKQLSDALKDIKSSIAKCIESKKLNLFVHREFVRAVHQTLRSGKGSSTNFVDYFILNYDTLIEDVLALERLSYSDGFSGGATAWWDEDVFNHDGIHARVFKIHGSIDWVQLEDDPLPRRIRLSGKHFSGINPKDKVIIWPATTKYQESQKDPYAQILAIMRNAFRPAVHSETVLAVCGYRFGDSHINIEIDRALRESEGRLTVLIFTENDHPIGQLKLWLDDIAVREQVRIYAKRGFYHGETVVTSETDLPWWKFEVLTRLLGGER; encoded by the coding sequence ATGAAATCAAAAGATAAGTTATCACCGGAGTCATTAACAGAGCCATTGGCCAATGACGATTTAAGTTCTCTTAAGCAAGTTAAATTTTCTGACTCTATAAAGAAGCTCGAAGAATTGATGTCTCAAAATAAGCGATCCTTTCTTTTGGGAGCCGGATGTAGCCTCTGCGCAGGCTTGCCTTTAACCACTCAACTAACTTCTGAGGTTAAAAATGACAATGAATTATTGGGTCCAACAAAAGACGTATTACAAGTTGTTGAAGCAAATTTTTCTGGTTCAACCACAGCTACCATAGAAGATTACATGAGTGAACTTGTCGATTTATTATCAATTGCGGAACGTAGAAAAGAACTCAGGTCACAAAATACAAAAATTGATGTTGATGGGAAATCGTATGAAGCAAAACAGTTGAGCGACGCTTTGAAAGATATCAAGTCCTCCATTGCAAAATGCATTGAGTCCAAAAAGCTGAATCTTTTTGTGCATCGTGAATTTGTTCGTGCAGTTCATCAAACATTGCGTTCAGGAAAGGGCAGCAGCACAAATTTTGTCGATTATTTTATACTTAATTACGACACTTTGATAGAAGACGTTCTGGCACTTGAGCGGTTATCTTATTCAGACGGGTTCAGTGGCGGAGCTACTGCGTGGTGGGACGAAGATGTATTTAATCACGATGGCATTCATGCGCGTGTTTTTAAGATTCATGGATCGATTGACTGGGTGCAATTAGAAGATGATCCGTTACCTCGTCGTATCCGGTTGAGTGGGAAACACTTTTCTGGTATTAATCCAAAAGACAAGGTCATAATATGGCCGGCGACAACAAAGTATCAGGAATCCCAGAAGGATCCGTATGCTCAAATTTTAGCTATCATGAGAAACGCTTTCAGACCAGCAGTGCATTCAGAAACCGTATTGGCTGTTTGTGGTTATCGTTTTGGCGATTCTCATATTAATATTGAAATTGATCGTGCTTTGCGGGAGTCAGAAGGTAGATTGACGGTATTGATTTTTACGGAAAATGATCATCCCATTGGCCAGTTAAAATTATGGCTTGATGACATTGCTGTTCGAGAGCAGGTTAGAATTTATGCTAAGAGAGGGTTTTATCATGGGGAAACAGTTGTCACGTCAGAGACTGATCTACCATGGTGGAAATTTGAAGTTCTTACGAGATTGTTGGGAGGTGAACGGTGA
- a CDS encoding HAD-IIB family hydrolase has product MKYIIFTDLDGTLLDHETYSFEKALAALSLVNEKKIPLVICTSKTQSEIEVYREKLGNNDPFISENGGAVIIPKNYFKTIIAKNSDRYIMIELGTPYAAIIATLSEIKKHSNATIRGFSDMTPEEVSAMTGIDIASAKLSKKRFYSEPIIIEGNAETITDVKKRILASGMNFAEGGRFYHVLSTNTDKGKAVTILKNIYKENSNDSIKTIGLGDSLNDLPMLSVVDIPVLVKKTSGNFDTKIKLSNLVYANGIGPDGWNRVLLEILNG; this is encoded by the coding sequence ATGAAATATATTATTTTTACAGACTTGGATGGAACGTTATTGGACCATGAAACATATTCATTTGAAAAGGCCTTGGCGGCATTATCATTGGTAAATGAAAAAAAAATTCCTCTTGTCATATGTACGAGTAAAACACAGAGCGAAATTGAAGTGTATCGGGAAAAACTCGGTAATAACGACCCTTTTATTTCTGAAAATGGCGGTGCAGTTATTATTCCGAAAAATTATTTCAAAACGATCATTGCGAAAAACAGTGATCGGTATATAATGATCGAGCTGGGGACACCTTACGCGGCCATCATTGCAACATTATCTGAGATAAAGAAACATTCCAATGCGACAATAAGAGGGTTCTCCGATATGACTCCAGAGGAAGTATCCGCTATGACCGGTATTGATATTGCCTCTGCGAAACTTTCAAAAAAACGCTTTTATTCAGAGCCGATAATTATCGAAGGCAATGCTGAAACCATTACGGATGTTAAAAAACGGATCCTTGCTTCTGGAATGAATTTTGCCGAAGGAGGGCGTTTTTATCATGTCTTAAGTACGAATACTGACAAAGGAAAGGCAGTAACGATCCTAAAAAATATTTATAAAGAGAATAGTAATGATTCAATTAAAACAATTGGATTGGGTGATAGTCTCAACGATTTACCCATGTTGTCTGTAGTTGATATCCCTGTCCTTGTAAAGAAGACTTCCGGAAATTTTGATACGAAAATCAAACTTTCAAACCTTGTGTATGCAAACGGAATAGGCCCTGATGGCTGGAATAGGGTGTTATTAGAAATTTTGAATGGATGA
- a CDS encoding tetratricopeptide repeat protein → MIWKNRILILALCFFAGCENKAEEHIKKGIVLYKKGQYDTATEEFRKTLELKPDHYEAHYHLGVTYYSQGKYDESVKELKEAIAINPDEPKAHYNLAFVYMALENAAEAITEYKKTIDLYAAQKDKKEAEGYLYLAVAYNLTEKYDDALAACRKAIEINPDLEEAHYFLGVCYYKKNLFDEAIAELKKSLELNPQFEKAHNILFAIYDQLGMSEEAAQEDRILKQFNQERRNR, encoded by the coding sequence ATGATATGGAAAAATCGGATACTGATCTTGGCGCTCTGTTTTTTTGCTGGTTGTGAAAATAAGGCAGAAGAACATATTAAAAAAGGAATTGTGCTTTATAAAAAAGGGCAGTATGATACGGCAACAGAAGAGTTCCGGAAGACATTAGAACTTAAACCAGATCATTATGAAGCACATTACCATTTAGGAGTTACCTATTATTCGCAAGGGAAATACGATGAGTCGGTAAAAGAACTAAAGGAGGCAATAGCAATAAATCCGGATGAGCCGAAGGCTCATTACAATTTAGCCTTTGTGTATATGGCCCTGGAAAATGCCGCAGAGGCAATCACAGAGTATAAAAAAACTATTGATCTCTATGCGGCACAAAAAGACAAAAAAGAGGCGGAAGGATATCTCTATTTAGCTGTTGCCTATAATTTAACAGAAAAATATGATGATGCGCTTGCCGCATGCCGGAAGGCGATAGAAATTAACCCGGATCTGGAAGAAGCGCATTATTTTTTAGGTGTTTGTTATTATAAAAAGAATCTATTTGACGAGGCTATTGCGGAGCTGAAAAAATCTCTTGAATTGAATCCTCAGTTTGAAAAGGCGCATAATATACTCTTTGCAATCTATGACCAACTGGGAATGAGTGAAGAGGCGGCGCAAGAAGATCGTATACTGAAACAATTTAACCAGGAAAGAAGAAATCGATGA
- a CDS encoding trypsin-like peptidase domain-containing protein, with protein sequence MKAIFVNLSGSNKGKTEVFTLKKISVGTDKSSDMHFNAAVDKNTSKHHAEIQIEECDYVLRDKESAKGTLVNNRFVKEIVLKDGDLIEFGAGGPKVRFRIKTDEADICKPWSEMLEDSLSIALTSRRGKLTTATEFLKHLFLEAFHQSPRVFKISFSIVSFVILSILISYFYVQYSRLSDTVETVKVLEFERSIAENIIKKFSAGICLIQGSFYYFDEETGKPLSMMGKGHKGINEYTGTGFLVSANGLVLTNRHIAEPWWELEKSPFTRMDPRIKPKFEMFLAFFPGIKEPFPLTVEKISDEVDLALLRIDTRGNTIPCIDLDTTGAGAVVGEPVILLGYPAGVKAIFAKTDPELVRELMHMPFVQLVQELSNWGLIRPLSTQGHLSDSMHNRIVYDAQTTVGGSGGPIFNNKGKVIGINYGIFPGFRGSNFGVPIRFGIDLIRSVSFSNKD encoded by the coding sequence TTGAAAGCCATTTTTGTAAATTTATCCGGTAGCAACAAGGGAAAGACAGAGGTTTTTACTTTGAAAAAGATCTCCGTTGGCACCGACAAATCGAGTGATATGCACTTTAATGCTGCAGTAGACAAAAACACTTCCAAACATCATGCCGAAATACAAATAGAAGAATGTGATTATGTTTTAAGAGATAAGGAAAGCGCAAAAGGTACACTCGTAAACAATAGGTTTGTGAAGGAAATTGTATTAAAAGATGGCGATTTAATCGAATTTGGCGCAGGTGGTCCCAAGGTACGGTTTCGAATCAAGACAGATGAGGCCGATATATGTAAACCGTGGTCAGAAATGCTTGAAGATTCTTTAAGTATTGCACTTACATCCCGTAGAGGGAAGCTTACGACGGCTACCGAGTTCCTTAAACACCTTTTTCTGGAGGCCTTTCATCAGTCCCCACGGGTTTTCAAAATAAGCTTTAGTATTGTATCTTTTGTTATTTTGAGTATTTTGATATCATATTTTTATGTACAATATTCAAGATTGTCAGATACGGTAGAAACTGTCAAGGTCCTTGAGTTTGAAAGGTCCATTGCGGAGAACATTATAAAAAAATTTTCAGCGGGTATCTGCCTGATACAGGGGTCCTTTTATTATTTTGATGAAGAGACAGGAAAGCCTCTCTCTATGATGGGAAAGGGGCACAAGGGTATAAATGAATATACCGGTACCGGGTTTTTGGTCAGTGCGAACGGGCTCGTCCTAACCAACCGCCACATTGCAGAACCATGGTGGGAATTAGAAAAATCACCGTTCACCCGGATGGACCCACGTATCAAGCCAAAATTTGAGATGTTTCTGGCATTTTTCCCCGGTATAAAAGAACCCTTTCCGTTAACGGTAGAAAAAATTTCCGATGAGGTGGATTTGGCATTGCTTCGGATTGATACACGTGGAAACACTATTCCATGTATAGACTTGGACACAACCGGCGCCGGGGCGGTGGTTGGAGAACCCGTTATCCTATTAGGATACCCGGCTGGAGTCAAAGCTATTTTTGCAAAAACCGACCCCGAGCTGGTAAGAGAGCTTATGCACATGCCATTTGTTCAATTGGTTCAGGAACTTTCAAATTGGGGTTTGATCAGGCCACTTTCCACGCAAGGACATTTAAGTGATAGTATGCATAACAGGATTGTGTATGATGCACAAACAACGGTGGGAGGCAGTGGCGGCCCTATCTTTAATAACAAGGGGAAAGTGATTGGGATTAATTATGGAATATTTCCGGGATTTCGAGGCTCAAACTTTGGCGTTCCAATACGTTTTGGTATAGATTTGATTCGTTCAGTATCTTTCAGCAATAAGGATTAA
- the hpt gene encoding hypoxanthine phosphoribosyltransferase yields the protein MKKDIDRIVFNEKQIQQRLLELSKALIRDYHEKELTIISILSGSLVFLADLIRLIPFPIRLDTIDASAYGNSTFPKGETNILRQFKIDIENKHVLVVDDIVDTGTTLKKVVEEIRKYQPKTLKNCVLLNRKNRRQCQLQIDYYGFDIGDDFVVGYGLDYNNRYRNMPFIAVLKDECYRH from the coding sequence GTGAAAAAAGATATCGACCGAATAGTATTTAACGAAAAGCAGATTCAGCAAAGACTCCTTGAGCTGTCCAAGGCGCTGATCCGTGATTACCACGAGAAAGAATTAACGATTATTTCTATTCTCAGCGGAAGCCTCGTGTTTCTTGCCGATCTCATTCGCCTCATTCCCTTCCCCATACGGCTGGATACCATTGACGCGTCTGCGTATGGCAACTCTACGTTCCCAAAGGGAGAAACGAATATCTTACGTCAGTTTAAAATCGATATAGAAAACAAACATGTCCTGGTAGTGGACGATATTGTTGATACGGGTACTACCTTAAAAAAGGTAGTAGAAGAAATCAGAAAATATCAGCCCAAAACACTGAAGAATTGTGTCCTTTTAAATCGTAAAAACCGGAGACAGTGCCAGCTTCAAATCGACTATTATGGTTTTGATATAGGAGATGATTTTGTCGTCGGTTATGGGCTGGACTACAATAACAGATACCGAAATATGCCATTTATTGCCGTATTGAAGGACGAATGCTATCGCCACTGA